The following are encoded in a window of Salinibacter grassmerensis genomic DNA:
- a CDS encoding ATP-binding protein, producing the protein MAESTPDTRPSDAPDDPVEALTVDALHTALNDAGYICSRERARSVLAALMTDPLGGFFAFGPPGTGKTWLLEVLGDILNMDTFFKQVSPGSREEDLILDLLPDEDAESGIKKQWGELPKAVRASHEGNTLLILDEWDKTRPTADAFLLDFLQNGRVNYGDIQVQANMDNLYVCITLNDERDLSGPAHRRMPYLHFEPLHPSLVREALRRSHGGHPYLEAAVNLYVRCELSMMEKSCTIQELQQLLDAISILGPDDADWDQLVLDYVTKDRDNHRLLKKAEDVDTSDWEDAGWTEGAETDPLDPSAYAPVDLPDQAPAPNGEGDEEARLPPMADVKGYTPPQNDEAPDLATAFAALEGSDSVYDALTRQESPAETPDRFGRVQVQGDTITFDAPVPLMEHDGYAAELWGHPGEVVFVEETATRADLRLLQQERGLEFISYADDEIIGRCDGLHLRWTPDMGAEVIAPTARRDAFDDLFRGTWLNEAEIAGPADLPTPVLARLGTQQAGVVEARHADEPVADPYFAGVFDYWTQSEQDTVETAEVSGYDSFMDYAESHADPLILEGDAVYALFDGLLIGLVGEENDYLVVSVTGPFDPALESYLQYWLPNAKLSLRRKAAVQVPAKTLVQDHGFGVVRPSDDRPSPGKKLVRVQDGIRSIYRDGHLTVGTQMSGRQITAHRAELLIGNIDQTLNEFTG; encoded by the coding sequence ATGGCCGAATCCACTCCTGACACTCGGCCGTCCGATGCTCCGGACGACCCGGTCGAGGCCCTTACCGTCGACGCGCTCCACACGGCCCTGAACGATGCGGGGTACATCTGCTCCCGTGAGCGGGCGCGGAGCGTGCTGGCCGCCCTCATGACCGATCCCCTCGGGGGCTTCTTTGCGTTCGGACCGCCCGGCACCGGCAAGACATGGCTTCTGGAGGTGCTGGGAGACATCCTGAACATGGACACCTTCTTCAAGCAGGTGAGCCCCGGCAGTCGGGAGGAGGACCTGATCCTCGATCTGCTCCCCGACGAGGATGCGGAGAGTGGGATCAAGAAGCAGTGGGGCGAGCTGCCGAAGGCCGTCCGCGCCAGCCATGAAGGCAATACGCTCCTGATCCTCGACGAATGGGACAAGACGCGCCCCACCGCTGACGCCTTCCTCCTCGACTTCCTGCAGAACGGGCGGGTCAACTACGGCGACATTCAGGTGCAGGCGAACATGGACAATCTCTACGTCTGCATCACGCTCAACGACGAGCGTGACCTGTCCGGGCCGGCCCACCGGCGGATGCCGTACCTGCACTTCGAGCCGCTACACCCCTCGCTCGTGCGCGAGGCGCTGCGCCGGTCGCACGGCGGTCACCCTTATCTGGAGGCCGCTGTTAACCTCTACGTGCGGTGTGAGCTGTCGATGATGGAGAAAAGCTGCACGATCCAAGAGTTGCAGCAGCTGCTCGACGCGATCAGCATCCTCGGCCCCGACGACGCTGACTGGGACCAGCTCGTGCTCGACTACGTGACGAAGGACCGGGACAACCATCGGCTCCTGAAGAAGGCCGAGGACGTGGATACGTCCGACTGGGAGGACGCGGGATGGACGGAGGGGGCCGAGACAGACCCGCTGGACCCGTCCGCATACGCCCCGGTCGACCTTCCGGACCAGGCGCCGGCGCCCAACGGTGAGGGGGATGAAGAGGCCCGCCTGCCCCCCATGGCGGACGTGAAGGGATACACGCCCCCCCAAAACGACGAGGCCCCGGACCTCGCCACCGCGTTCGCCGCGCTGGAGGGAAGCGACTCCGTCTACGATGCCCTCACCCGTCAGGAGTCCCCGGCCGAGACGCCAGACCGCTTCGGGCGCGTGCAGGTGCAAGGGGACACCATCACCTTCGACGCCCCAGTGCCGCTTATGGAGCACGACGGGTACGCGGCCGAACTGTGGGGGCACCCGGGGGAGGTCGTGTTTGTGGAAGAGACTGCCACCCGTGCAGATCTGCGCCTGCTCCAGCAGGAGCGGGGACTGGAGTTCATCTCCTACGCCGACGATGAAATCATCGGGCGCTGCGACGGGCTACACCTCCGCTGGACACCGGACATGGGTGCCGAAGTCATCGCGCCCACCGCCCGGCGGGACGCGTTCGACGACCTGTTTCGGGGCACCTGGCTGAACGAGGCCGAGATCGCGGGGCCTGCCGACCTGCCCACACCCGTACTCGCCCGCCTGGGGACGCAACAGGCGGGTGTCGTGGAGGCGCGGCATGCCGACGAGCCCGTGGCGGACCCGTATTTCGCCGGCGTCTTTGACTACTGGACCCAGAGTGAGCAGGACACCGTCGAGACCGCCGAGGTCTCGGGGTACGATTCCTTCATGGACTACGCAGAGTCGCACGCCGACCCGCTGATTCTGGAGGGCGACGCCGTTTACGCCCTCTTCGACGGGCTGCTGATCGGCCTCGTCGGGGAGGAGAACGACTACCTGGTCGTGTCGGTGACCGGGCCGTTCGACCCTGCGCTCGAGTCGTACCTCCAGTACTGGCTGCCCAACGCCAAGCTTTCCCTGCGTCGGAAGGCGGCTGTTCAGGTTCCCGCCAAGACGCTGGTGCAGGACCACGGATTCGGCGTGGTCCGCCCCTCCGACGACCGCCCGAGTCCGGGCAAGAAGCTCGTGCGCGTCCAGGATGGAATCAGGAGCATTTACCGCGACGGGCACCTCACCGTGGGCACTCAGATGTCGGGTCGGCAGATCACGGCCCACCGCGCAGAGCTCCTCATTGGCAACATCGACCAGACGCTCAACGAGTTTACCGGGTAG
- a CDS encoding L-aspartate oxidase yields the protein MSTPSNPETVSTSVLIIGAGGAGLRTSIELAKQGVDCLVLGKRAHGDAHTIWAAGGINASLGSLDPEDRWEIHAADTLDEGHFVNDPTAVETLCKRAPDRIRELAEWGMDFDRTDEGKINQRYFGAQSFRRTCFVGDRTGQALMDTLVQKAMDLEIPYRENLYITDLMVEDGQAAGAVGFDMDGGQPVAFDADAVVIAAGGHTSLYRRSSSRTDENTGDAQALAFNAGVPLRDMEFVQFHPTGKVKPEAEAGHLVTEAVRGEGGRLYNTEGERFMERYSPTQMELDARDVVARANEQEIREGRGTEDDAVLLDISHRDDDYIHDRLPRMVEEFAEHGIDITEEPMEVAPTAHYAMGGIEVDFETAQTQVDGLYAVGECTAGVHGANRLGGNSLIETVVFGQVAGNHIAETLGTRTSPSLSDAAVRDHVATQDTLAAAEGGHTPAEIMDRLRDLMWQHAGILRDEDGLLNGLGKLQRLRADAEDLQVQADRTSFRYERAQNLRFMFTTAETILRGALERKESRGAHARTDYEAKDPDLRKNIRSLPTGDGGMEIGMEAAGRPSRRVQQAVDEDHELDYHHLE from the coding sequence ATGAGTACCCCTTCCAATCCTGAAACCGTATCCACGAGTGTTCTCATTATCGGGGCCGGCGGGGCCGGGCTCCGCACCAGCATCGAATTAGCGAAGCAGGGAGTCGACTGCCTCGTGCTGGGCAAGCGCGCCCACGGAGACGCCCACACCATTTGGGCCGCAGGGGGCATCAACGCCTCCCTCGGCAGCCTCGACCCCGAAGACCGGTGGGAGATTCACGCCGCCGACACCCTCGATGAGGGACACTTCGTAAACGACCCCACGGCCGTCGAAACGCTCTGCAAGCGGGCGCCGGACCGCATCCGAGAGCTCGCCGAGTGGGGCATGGACTTCGACCGGACCGACGAGGGCAAGATCAACCAGCGCTACTTCGGCGCCCAGTCGTTCCGCCGCACCTGCTTCGTGGGGGACCGCACCGGGCAGGCCCTCATGGATACACTCGTCCAGAAGGCGATGGACCTGGAGATTCCGTACCGCGAGAACCTGTACATCACCGATTTGATGGTGGAGGACGGACAGGCTGCGGGGGCCGTCGGGTTCGACATGGATGGGGGACAGCCTGTGGCCTTCGACGCGGACGCCGTCGTGATCGCGGCGGGCGGCCATACCTCGTTGTACCGCCGCAGCTCTTCGCGCACCGACGAGAACACGGGCGATGCGCAGGCCCTGGCGTTCAACGCCGGTGTGCCGCTGCGCGACATGGAGTTTGTTCAGTTCCACCCCACTGGCAAAGTGAAGCCGGAAGCGGAGGCCGGGCACCTTGTCACCGAGGCGGTCCGTGGAGAGGGCGGGCGGCTTTACAACACGGAGGGAGAGCGCTTCATGGAGCGCTACTCGCCGACGCAGATGGAGCTGGACGCCCGCGACGTCGTGGCCCGTGCCAACGAGCAGGAGATCCGTGAGGGCCGGGGGACGGAGGACGATGCTGTGCTGCTCGACATTTCCCACCGCGACGACGACTACATTCACGACCGGCTTCCGCGCATGGTGGAGGAGTTTGCAGAGCACGGGATTGACATTACTGAGGAGCCGATGGAGGTGGCTCCGACGGCCCACTACGCAATGGGCGGCATCGAGGTCGACTTCGAGACGGCCCAGACGCAGGTCGATGGCCTGTACGCCGTCGGCGAATGCACGGCCGGCGTGCACGGAGCCAACCGGCTGGGCGGCAACTCGCTCATCGAGACCGTCGTCTTTGGTCAGGTGGCCGGAAACCACATTGCCGAAACGTTGGGGACACGCACGAGCCCGTCGCTCTCCGACGCGGCAGTGCGGGACCATGTCGCCACCCAGGACACGCTCGCAGCGGCTGAGGGAGGTCACACGCCCGCCGAGATCATGGATCGGCTCCGCGATCTGATGTGGCAGCACGCGGGCATCCTCCGTGACGAGGACGGTCTCCTGAACGGCCTCGGGAAGCTGCAGCGGCTCCGCGCCGACGCCGAGGACCTGCAGGTTCAGGCCGACCGTACGAGCTTCCGCTACGAGCGGGCACAAAACCTGCGCTTCATGTTCACCACGGCGGAGACGATCCTGCGGGGGGCACTGGAGCGCAAAGAGTCGCGGGGTGCCCACGCCCGCACCGACTACGAGGCGAAAGACCCCGACCTGCGGAAGAACATTCGGAGCCTTCCCACGGGCGATGGTGGAATGGAAATTGGCATGGAGGCGGCCGGACGGCCCTCTCGCCGCGTTCAGCAGGCCGTCGACGAAGACCATGAGCTCGACTATCACCACCTGGAGTAA